From Pseudomonas sp. G.S.17, the proteins below share one genomic window:
- a CDS encoding DUF481 domain-containing protein, with protein sequence MLNRTLLCLAVACISTPLLADTVWLKNGDKLTGTIKVFDGGKLLIETTYAGAIPLDWKQVKTLESDQKLLVKQDQYQGEIAKSLQASDDGKVTLLNGEAPKTVELASIQQIMKPKPIVTDLVWKGNIDAALDFQRAENDTDDYNVAFKTSARHGQWRHNAKGEYNRESTDERTTTDNWSAEYSIDRFLTEKWFWDGRVNYKRDKIEDLSRQRTVGTGPGYQFWDDELGAFKLGALVNRTDFEYSNGEKDNFYSVAGTWDYNRFLIGKKVEFFTNGELGKPISGVADYSLEAEVGLRYKVTDWASLNLKAEKDLISGSSDGDLDKTRYTAGFGVTW encoded by the coding sequence ATGTTGAACAGAACCCTGTTGTGCCTCGCTGTTGCCTGCATTTCCACGCCCTTGCTCGCTGATACCGTCTGGTTGAAGAACGGTGACAAGCTGACCGGGACCATCAAGGTTTTCGACGGCGGCAAGCTGCTGATCGAAACCACCTACGCCGGTGCGATCCCGCTCGACTGGAAACAGGTAAAGACCCTCGAGAGCGATCAGAAGCTGCTGGTCAAGCAGGATCAGTATCAGGGTGAAATCGCCAAGTCGCTGCAAGCGTCCGATGACGGCAAGGTCACGCTGCTCAATGGCGAAGCGCCGAAGACCGTCGAGTTGGCCAGCATCCAGCAGATCATGAAGCCCAAGCCGATCGTTACCGATCTGGTGTGGAAGGGCAACATCGACGCCGCCCTGGATTTCCAGCGGGCCGAGAACGACACCGACGACTACAACGTGGCCTTCAAGACTTCCGCGCGTCACGGTCAATGGCGGCATAACGCCAAAGGCGAGTACAACCGCGAAAGCACCGACGAGCGGACTACCACTGACAACTGGAGCGCCGAATACTCCATCGACCGTTTCCTGACCGAAAAATGGTTCTGGGACGGTCGCGTCAACTACAAGCGCGACAAGATCGAAGACCTCTCCCGTCAGCGCACGGTCGGTACCGGTCCTGGCTATCAGTTCTGGGACGATGAGCTGGGTGCTTTCAAACTGGGCGCACTGGTCAACCGTACTGACTTTGAATACTCCAACGGCGAGAAGGACAACTTCTATTCCGTGGCCGGCACCTGGGACTACAACCGCTTCCTGATCGGCAAAAAAGTCGAGTTCTTCACCAACGGCGAACTGGGCAAGCCAATCAGCGGCGTGGCGGATTACAGCCTGGAAGCCGAAGTCGGCTTGCGCTACAAAGTCACCGACTGGGCGTCGTTGAACCTCAAAGCCGAGAAAGACCTGATCAGCGGCTCCAGCGATGGCGATCTTGATAAAACCCGTTACACAGCAGGGTTTGGTGTGACCTGGTAA
- a CDS encoding MGMT family protein, with product MTERPAANDDPSGLSGPEARRTALYITLNQVPEGKVVSYGQLADLAGLGRAARWVGRTLSQLPDGSSLPWHRVIAAGGRISLPVGSVSGDEQRARLRAEGITVQNNRVDMRRHGWRPIEHSG from the coding sequence GTGACTGAGCGACCGGCGGCAAATGACGACCCTTCCGGGCTTTCCGGGCCAGAGGCCCGACGAACGGCGCTCTACATCACCCTGAATCAGGTGCCGGAGGGGAAAGTCGTCAGCTACGGGCAACTGGCCGACCTGGCCGGACTTGGCCGCGCCGCACGCTGGGTCGGGCGCACGCTGAGCCAGTTGCCTGACGGCAGTTCGCTGCCCTGGCATCGCGTGATTGCCGCCGGCGGGCGCATCAGCCTGCCGGTTGGCAGTGTTTCGGGCGACGAACAGCGTGCCCGTCTGCGCGCCGAAGGCATTACCGTTCAGAACAATCGGGTAGATATGCGGCGTCATGGCTGGCGCCCGATAGAGCACAGCGGTTAG
- a CDS encoding AmpG family muropeptide MFS transporter — translation MPRKTWRAALAAYASPSTLVLLLLGFAAGMPYMLVFSTLSVWLREAGVARETIGYASLIGLAYAFKWVWSPLLDQWRLPLLGKLGRRRSWLVLSQTLVILGLIGMGFCDPQQHLSWLIAIAVVVAFSSATQDIAIDAYRLEIADDTQQAALAASYMSGYRVAALLATAGALYFAEGFGSTGFAYKHSAWTGTYVLFGLLMLPALITTLVMREPPVPLRTQLSAARYGFAHQLASVFVLIILLVSVPAMFTQLYNTDFASVLFNGTSWMDLLLEDRAFLRSILYIILTTACLSSFGRKGLAPVLTPINDFILRYRWQAFLLLGLIATYRMSDTVMGVMANVFYIDQGFTKDQIASVSKIFGLIMTLLGAGFGGLLIVRFGILPILFIGGMTSAATNLLFLMLADMGPNLQMLILTISLDNFSSGLATSAFVAYLSSLTNLKFSATQYALLSSIMLLLPRLIGGYSGVMVEKFGYHNFFLITALLGVPTLLMIILQWSKEVRQAKAAEALEGPEKPASDQL, via the coding sequence ATGCCCCGTAAAACCTGGCGCGCCGCGCTCGCCGCATATGCCAGCCCCTCGACATTAGTACTGCTGTTGCTCGGTTTCGCTGCGGGCATGCCTTACATGCTGGTCTTTTCTACCTTATCGGTCTGGTTGCGTGAAGCGGGCGTCGCTCGCGAAACCATCGGTTATGCAAGCCTCATCGGCCTGGCCTATGCCTTTAAGTGGGTATGGTCGCCGCTGCTCGATCAATGGCGCCTGCCGCTATTGGGCAAGCTGGGCCGCCGCCGTTCCTGGCTGGTGCTGTCGCAAACGCTGGTGATACTCGGCCTGATTGGCATGGGCTTCTGCGATCCGCAACAGCATTTGTCCTGGCTGATCGCGATTGCCGTGGTCGTGGCCTTCTCTTCAGCGACTCAGGACATCGCCATCGATGCCTATCGCCTGGAGATCGCCGACGACACCCAACAAGCCGCACTGGCCGCCAGCTACATGTCCGGCTATCGGGTCGCGGCGCTGCTCGCCACGGCGGGTGCGCTGTATTTCGCAGAAGGTTTCGGCTCCACCGGTTTTGCTTACAAGCACTCGGCCTGGACCGGCACTTACGTGCTGTTTGGGCTGTTGATGCTGCCGGCGCTGATCACCACGCTGGTAATGCGCGAACCGCCCGTGCCGCTGCGCACCCAGTTGTCGGCCGCTCGTTACGGTTTCGCTCACCAACTGGCGTCGGTGTTCGTGCTGATCATTCTGCTGGTTTCTGTGCCGGCGATGTTCACCCAGCTCTACAACACCGATTTCGCCAGCGTGCTGTTCAACGGCACCAGCTGGATGGACCTGCTGCTGGAAGACCGGGCGTTCCTGCGCTCCATTCTCTACATCATCCTGACCACCGCCTGCCTGTCGTCCTTCGGCCGCAAGGGGCTGGCGCCGGTGCTGACGCCGATCAACGATTTCATCCTGCGCTATCGCTGGCAGGCGTTCCTGCTGCTGGGCCTGATCGCCACGTACCGCATGTCCGACACGGTGATGGGCGTAATGGCCAACGTGTTCTACATCGACCAGGGCTTTACCAAGGATCAGATCGCCAGCGTCAGCAAGATCTTCGGCTTGATCATGACCCTGCTCGGCGCGGGTTTTGGCGGGCTATTGATTGTGCGATTCGGGATCCTGCCGATCCTGTTCATCGGCGGCATGACGTCAGCGGCGACCAACCTGCTGTTCCTGATGCTCGCCGACATGGGCCCGAACCTGCAGATGCTGATCCTGACCATCTCGCTGGATAACTTCAGCTCTGGCCTCGCGACTTCGGCGTTCGTGGCTTACCTGTCGAGCCTGACCAACCTCAAGTTCTCGGCGACGCAATACGCGCTGCTCAGCTCGATCATGCTGCTGTTGCCGCGTTTGATTGGCGGTTATTCAGGAGTGATGGTGGAGAAGTTCGGCTATCACAACTTCTTCCTGATCACGGCGTTGCTGGGCGTGCCGACACTGCTGATGATTATCTTGCAATGGAGCAAAGAGGTGCGTCAGGCCAAGGCGGCGGAAGCGCTTGAAGGGCCGGAAAAGCCTGCGAGTGATCAACTTTGA
- a CDS encoding mechanosensitive ion channel family protein produces the protein MDLNTEVGHLVKASQAWIPMIMEYGSRVLLALVTLAIGWWLISRLAAKVGALLALRHADLALQGFVSSLANIILKILLVVSVASMIGVETTSFVAAIGAAGLAIGLALQGSLANFAGGVLILLFRPFRIGDWIEAQGVSGTVDTIQIFHTVLRTGDNKTVILPNGNLSNGIITNTNRQPTRKVTFEVGVDYEADLKQAMQVLLEMADDPRVLQDPAPQAVVAALGDSSITISLRVWTKTGDFGDVSNRFNAEARDRLRAANIDIPFPQRVIRVVQENAPQA, from the coding sequence ATGGATTTGAATACCGAAGTCGGCCACTTGGTCAAAGCGTCCCAGGCGTGGATTCCGATGATCATGGAGTACGGCAGCCGCGTACTGCTGGCCCTGGTTACGCTGGCCATTGGCTGGTGGCTGATCAGTCGGCTGGCTGCAAAAGTGGGGGCATTGTTGGCTTTGCGCCATGCTGATCTGGCGTTGCAGGGCTTCGTCAGCAGCCTGGCGAACATCATTCTGAAGATCCTGCTGGTCGTCAGCGTTGCTTCAATGATTGGCGTAGAAACCACCTCGTTCGTGGCTGCCATCGGTGCTGCGGGTCTGGCAATCGGTCTGGCCTTGCAGGGCAGTCTGGCGAACTTCGCAGGCGGCGTGCTGATTTTGCTGTTTCGTCCGTTTCGCATCGGCGACTGGATTGAAGCGCAAGGCGTGTCCGGCACGGTCGACACCATCCAGATTTTCCATACGGTGCTGCGTACCGGCGACAACAAGACCGTGATCCTGCCCAACGGCAATCTGTCCAACGGCATCATCACCAACACCAACCGTCAGCCAACCCGCAAGGTGACTTTTGAGGTGGGTGTCGATTACGAGGCGGATCTGAAGCAGGCCATGCAAGTGTTGCTGGAAATGGCTGACGATCCTCGCGTACTGCAGGACCCGGCCCCGCAGGCCGTGGTGGCTGCGCTGGGTGACAGTTCGATCACTATATCGCTGCGGGTCTGGACCAAGACCGGTGATTTCGGCGACGTGTCGAACCGCTTCAATGCTGAAGCACGCGACCGCTTGCGTGCCGCCAACATCGACATTCCGTTCCCGCAGCGGGTGATTCGTGTGGTGCAGGAGAACGCGCCGCAAGCGTAA
- a CDS encoding YajQ family cyclic di-GMP-binding protein, whose product MPSFDVVSELDKHEVTNAVDNAIKELDRRYDLKGKGEFEFKEKDLTVNLTAEAEFQLEAMIEILKLCLVKRKIDVKCLEVKDAFASGKLMKQDAVLKEGIDKELAKKIVAHIKDAKLKVQAAIQGEQVRVTGKKRDDLQEAMAVLRAHEFGMPLQFNNFRD is encoded by the coding sequence ATGCCCTCGTTCGACGTAGTGTCCGAACTGGATAAACACGAAGTCACTAATGCCGTCGACAACGCCATCAAAGAGCTGGACCGTCGCTACGACTTGAAAGGTAAAGGCGAATTCGAATTCAAGGAAAAGGACCTGACGGTCAATCTGACCGCCGAGGCGGAGTTCCAGCTTGAAGCGATGATCGAAATCCTCAAGCTATGCCTGGTCAAGCGCAAGATCGATGTCAAGTGCCTTGAAGTCAAAGACGCATTTGCGTCCGGTAAGTTGATGAAGCAGGACGCCGTCCTCAAGGAAGGCATCGACAAAGAGCTGGCGAAGAAGATCGTCGCGCATATCAAGGACGCCAAACTCAAGGTTCAAGCCGCCATTCAAGGCGAACAAGTGCGTGTCACCGGCAAGAAACGCGATGACCTGCAAGAAGCCATGGCCGTGCTGCGCGCTCACGAGTTCGGCATGCCGCTGCAATTCAATAACTTCCGCGATTGA
- a CDS encoding putative 2-dehydropantoate 2-reductase, translated as MAVTWHVLGAGSLGSLWAARLARAGLPVKLVLRNAERLAAYEANGAVIALVEHGIEQRVPVSAQIAESLEPIERLLVACKAYDAEQAVANLLPRLSPNAELILLQNGMGSQDAVAAKAPHARCVFASSTEGAFREQDWRVVFAGHGFTWLGDPRNAAPPSWLPDLHDSGIPHEWTPDILTRLWRKLALNCAINPLTVLHDCRNGGLQQHPCEVATLCSELDELLACCGQPAAALDLHSEVERVIRATAANYSSMHQDVTQGRRTEISYLLGYACAAATRHRCAVPHLSQLQERLVQHLAARGLRTD; from the coding sequence ATGGCGGTTACCTGGCATGTTCTGGGCGCGGGCAGCCTCGGCAGTCTGTGGGCGGCGCGCCTGGCGCGAGCCGGATTGCCGGTAAAACTGGTCCTGCGCAACGCCGAGCGGCTGGCGGCGTATGAGGCCAACGGTGCCGTCATCGCGCTGGTCGAGCATGGCATCGAGCAGCGCGTGCCGGTCAGTGCGCAGATTGCCGAAAGCCTTGAACCGATCGAGCGTCTGCTGGTGGCCTGCAAGGCTTATGACGCCGAGCAGGCAGTCGCGAATCTGTTGCCCCGGCTGAGTCCGAACGCCGAGTTGATCCTGCTGCAAAACGGCATGGGCAGCCAGGATGCCGTGGCCGCCAAGGCGCCCCACGCTCGTTGTGTCTTCGCCTCCAGCACCGAAGGCGCCTTTCGCGAACAAGACTGGCGGGTGGTCTTCGCTGGCCACGGCTTCACCTGGCTGGGCGATCCGCGCAACGCAGCGCCGCCGTCATGGTTGCCGGACCTGCACGACAGCGGCATTCCCCATGAGTGGACCCCGGATATCCTCACCCGCCTTTGGCGCAAGCTGGCACTCAATTGCGCAATCAACCCGCTGACCGTGCTGCACGATTGCCGCAACGGCGGGCTGCAGCAACATCCTTGTGAGGTCGCGACGCTGTGCAGCGAACTCGACGAGTTGCTCGCCTGCTGCGGCCAGCCAGCGGCGGCGCTGGACCTGCACAGCGAAGTCGAGCGCGTGATCCGAGCCACGGCGGCCAATTATTCGTCGATGCATCAGGACGTGACGCAAGGCCGACGTACCGAGATCAGCTATCTGCTGGGTTACGCGTGCGCCGCTGCGACACGCCATCGCTGCGCAGTGCCGCATTTGAGCCAGTTACAGGAGCGCCTGGTTCAGCATCTGGCGGCACGAGGTTTGCGCACCGACTAG
- a CDS encoding ATP-binding protein translates to MPLRQRLENLPVGQKILAALLVLLTTVLLVANLTFISAAYYISQEAMAPQALQTIGRLISNPNLAQQALSSPDNAQALLRELKNYGPLRAAALYDNNGERLGQLQQGDQLKLPERFDHVENWRITEFRSTQVIPVPKTGQAPGHLLLVASSELPAAFYTGTLTASLGILAFSILLWLVIARQIRRLITEPIYQLEELSRQVTRQENYALRAEPGNKDEIGSLAEAFNTMLSRIEAREQQLKRARDDSQEAYDQAQGLAEETRHTNRKLELEVQVRSKIEKKLTGFQNYLNSIIDSMPSALIALDEQLYVTQWNQEASALSGTPLDEALNQPIFLAFPPMKAFLPQLKLTVERHSVTKIERVTWIKDEERRHYALTFYPLTGGAGRGVVIRIDDITQRLSLEEMMVQSEKMLSVGGLAAGMAHEINNPLGAILHNVQNIRRRLSPDLPKNLEQAEAEGIELDKVNRYLDSREVPQLLDGIQQAGARAAKIVSHMLSFSRLSNRQMTPCDLPALIDQALEIASNDFDLTIGFDFKGQAIIRQFDPYLGPVPAIPNELEQVLLNLLKNAAQAIHQRPDDAEPGRIILRTKLNPPWAEIQVEDNGVGMSENVRKRTFEPFFTTKEIGQGTGLGLSVSYFIITNNHKGQMEVHSSVGNGTCFTLRLPLQGSQVSVPEAVISPL, encoded by the coding sequence ATGCCATTGCGCCAGCGCCTGGAAAATCTACCGGTAGGTCAAAAGATCCTCGCAGCCTTGCTGGTTCTGCTGACCACCGTATTGTTGGTCGCCAACCTGACGTTCATCAGCGCGGCCTATTACATCTCCCAGGAAGCCATGGCGCCACAGGCGCTGCAAACCATCGGTCGGCTGATCAGCAACCCGAATCTGGCGCAACAGGCGCTCAGCTCACCGGACAACGCCCAAGCCTTGCTCCGGGAACTGAAAAATTATGGCCCGCTGCGTGCTGCGGCGCTGTACGACAACAATGGCGAGCGCCTGGGTCAATTGCAGCAGGGCGACCAGCTCAAGCTGCCTGAACGCTTCGATCACGTTGAAAACTGGCGGATAACGGAGTTTCGCAGCACCCAGGTGATTCCCGTACCCAAGACCGGTCAGGCGCCCGGCCATTTGTTGCTGGTGGCCAGCAGCGAACTGCCAGCGGCGTTTTATACCGGCACGCTCACCGCCAGCCTTGGCATCCTGGCGTTCAGCATCCTGCTCTGGCTGGTCATCGCGCGGCAGATCCGCCGGCTGATCACCGAACCCATTTACCAGCTCGAAGAATTGTCACGCCAGGTTACCCGCCAGGAAAACTACGCACTGCGCGCCGAGCCCGGCAACAAAGACGAAATCGGCAGCCTGGCCGAAGCGTTCAACACCATGCTGTCGCGTATCGAGGCTCGCGAGCAGCAGCTCAAACGCGCCCGCGACGACTCACAGGAAGCCTACGATCAGGCGCAAGGGCTGGCCGAAGAAACCCGTCATACCAACCGCAAGCTGGAACTCGAGGTCCAGGTGCGCAGCAAGATCGAGAAGAAGCTCACCGGTTTTCAGAATTACCTCAACAGCATTATCGACTCGATGCCGTCGGCGCTGATTGCGCTGGATGAGCAGCTGTACGTCACGCAGTGGAATCAAGAGGCCAGCGCCTTGTCCGGCACGCCACTGGACGAAGCGCTGAATCAGCCGATCTTCCTCGCCTTCCCGCCCATGAAAGCGTTTCTGCCGCAGCTCAAGTTGACCGTCGAGCGTCACAGTGTCACCAAGATCGAGCGCGTGACCTGGATCAAGGACGAAGAACGGCGCCACTACGCCCTGACGTTTTACCCGCTGACCGGCGGTGCCGGTCGTGGGGTGGTGATCCGCATCGATGACATCACCCAGCGCCTGTCGCTGGAGGAAATGATGGTGCAGTCCGAGAAGATGCTGTCCGTGGGCGGCCTGGCAGCGGGCATGGCCCACGAGATCAACAATCCGCTGGGCGCGATCCTGCATAACGTGCAGAACATTCGTCGCAGGCTTTCTCCGGACTTGCCGAAAAACCTCGAACAGGCCGAAGCCGAGGGCATCGAGCTGGACAAGGTCAATCGTTACCTCGACAGCCGGGAAGTGCCGCAACTGCTCGACGGTATCCAGCAGGCCGGCGCCCGTGCGGCGAAGATCGTCAGCCACATGCTCAGTTTCAGCCGCCTCAGCAACCGACAGATGACGCCATGCGATTTACCGGCGTTGATCGATCAAGCGCTGGAAATCGCCAGCAACGACTTTGATCTGACCATCGGCTTCGACTTCAAGGGCCAGGCGATCATTCGCCAATTCGATCCCTACCTGGGGCCGGTGCCAGCCATCCCGAACGAACTGGAACAAGTCCTGCTCAATCTGCTGAAGAACGCCGCACAGGCGATTCATCAGCGCCCGGACGATGCCGAACCGGGGCGGATAATCCTGCGCACGAAACTCAATCCACCGTGGGCGGAAATCCAGGTGGAAGACAACGGCGTCGGCATGTCCGAGAACGTGCGCAAGCGCACTTTCGAACCATTCTTCACCACCAAGGAGATCGGTCAGGGCACCGGGCTCGGACTGTCGGTGTCGTATTTCATCATCACCAACAATCACAAAGGCCAGATGGAGGTGCATTCCTCGGTCGGCAACGGCACGTGTTTTACCCTGCGGCTGCCCTTGCAGGGCAGTCAGGTCAGCGTGCCGGAAGCGGTGATTTCGCCGCTATAA
- a CDS encoding cob(I)yrinic acid a,c-diamide adenosyltransferase, translated as MGFRLSKIYTRTGDAGETGLGDGRRVPKDHPRIEAIGEVDTLNSQLGLLLAWLIEEARVKPDLNEVIEVLTPCQHRLFDLGGELAMPAYQALNQAEIDKLEAAIDLWNEELGPLENFILPGGSALIAQAHVCRSVARSAERRCQHLNAVEPLAGVGLAYINRLSDLLFVAARMIAKRQGIAEILWEAAKKP; from the coding sequence ATGGGCTTTCGTTTATCGAAGATTTACACACGCACCGGCGACGCAGGCGAAACCGGCTTGGGCGACGGCCGCCGTGTGCCGAAGGATCATCCACGGATCGAGGCCATCGGCGAGGTCGACACGCTCAACAGCCAGTTGGGCTTGCTGCTGGCCTGGCTGATCGAAGAAGCGCGGGTAAAGCCGGACTTGAATGAAGTGATCGAAGTGCTGACACCTTGCCAGCACCGACTGTTCGACCTCGGCGGCGAATTGGCCATGCCGGCTTATCAGGCGCTGAATCAGGCAGAGATCGACAAGCTGGAGGCGGCCATTGATCTCTGGAACGAAGAACTTGGCCCGCTGGAAAACTTTATCCTGCCCGGCGGCTCGGCGCTCATCGCTCAGGCCCACGTCTGCCGCAGCGTGGCGCGCAGTGCCGAACGCCGCTGTCAGCATCTCAATGCCGTGGAACCATTGGCGGGGGTTGGGCTGGCGTATATCAACCGACTGTCGGACCTGCTGTTCGTCGCGGCACGAATGATCGCCAAACGTCAGGGGATTGCGGAGATATTGTGGGAAGCGGCGAAGAAGCCTTGA
- a CDS encoding Nudix family hydrolase, translated as MKRVHVAAAVIRGADGKILIARRADTQHQGGLWEFPGGKVEPDETVETALARELQEELGIVVTQARPLIKIQHDYPDKQVLLDVWEVSAFRGEPQGVEGQPLAWVSNRELAQYEFPAANQPIVAAARLPGEYLITPGELETPELLRGLRKAIAGGIQLVQLRAPNGYDPQYRDLAVDAVGLCAGKAQLMLKGPLEWLGDFPSAGWHLTSAQLRKLASRGRPFPKERWLAASCHNAEELSLAEQMDVDFVTLSPVQATQTHPDAVPLGWEQASQLIAGFSKPVYLLGGVGPDERQRAWESGAQGVAGIRAFWPEE; from the coding sequence GTGAAACGTGTACATGTGGCTGCGGCGGTCATTCGTGGCGCCGACGGCAAGATCCTCATCGCGCGCCGTGCGGACACTCAGCATCAGGGCGGTTTGTGGGAGTTTCCTGGCGGCAAGGTCGAGCCCGATGAAACGGTGGAAACTGCGCTGGCTCGCGAGCTGCAGGAAGAGCTGGGCATTGTCGTCACGCAGGCACGTCCGCTGATCAAGATCCAGCACGACTACCCGGACAAGCAGGTGTTGCTGGATGTCTGGGAGGTTTCCGCGTTCCGCGGCGAGCCGCAGGGTGTCGAAGGTCAGCCATTGGCCTGGGTGTCGAATCGCGAATTGGCCCAGTATGAATTTCCTGCGGCCAATCAACCTATCGTCGCCGCCGCGCGCCTGCCGGGTGAATACTTGATCACGCCGGGCGAGCTGGAAACACCGGAGCTGCTGCGCGGCCTGCGCAAGGCTATTGCTGGCGGCATCCAGCTGGTTCAACTGCGCGCACCCAACGGTTACGACCCGCAGTATCGCGATCTCGCCGTAGACGCCGTGGGTTTGTGTGCCGGCAAGGCGCAACTGATGCTCAAAGGGCCGCTGGAGTGGCTGGGCGACTTTCCCTCCGCCGGCTGGCACCTGACGTCGGCGCAACTGCGCAAACTGGCCAGTCGCGGTCGTCCGTTCCCCAAAGAGCGCTGGCTGGCGGCTTCCTGCCATAACGCCGAGGAATTGAGCCTGGCCGAGCAGATGGACGTCGACTTCGTCACCCTGTCGCCGGTTCAAGCAACGCAGACGCACCCGGATGCCGTGCCGCTGGGCTGGGAACAGGCCAGTCAGTTGATTGCCGGTTTCAGCAAGCCGGTTTACCTGCTGGGCGGCGTCGGTCCCGATGAGCGGCAACGTGCGTGGGAAAGCGGCGCGCAAGGGGTGGCGGGGATCAGAGCGTTCTGGCCGGAGGAATGA
- a CDS encoding glutathione S-transferase family protein: MTLHLIIGDKRISSWSLRPALALYMTGAPYTEQVIRLDQPNTRQLILEHSPTGKVPILKTEHGSIVDSLAIIEYLAEQFPAAGLWPADTAARAQARSACAQMHSGFPALRSTMPMDLRRDEALEVIPVDTQADIERMCALWAECRAAAVESGPFLFGKASAADAFFAPVVIRMRTYQVQLPAQAQAYIETIYQWPVFQRWQQAALEEVEP, from the coding sequence ATGACTTTGCACCTGATCATCGGCGACAAACGCATCTCCTCCTGGTCGCTGCGGCCGGCATTGGCGCTGTACATGACCGGCGCGCCTTACACTGAACAGGTCATTCGGCTCGATCAGCCGAATACCCGGCAACTCATCCTTGAGCATTCGCCCACCGGCAAAGTGCCAATCCTGAAAACCGAACACGGTTCTATCGTCGATTCCCTGGCGATCATCGAATACCTCGCTGAACAATTTCCTGCTGCCGGGCTGTGGCCCGCTGACACCGCCGCGCGTGCGCAGGCGCGTTCGGCCTGTGCGCAAATGCACAGCGGTTTCCCGGCGCTGCGCTCGACCATGCCGATGGATCTGCGCCGCGATGAGGCGCTGGAGGTCATTCCGGTTGATACCCAGGCCGATATCGAGCGCATGTGTGCGCTGTGGGCCGAGTGCCGTGCGGCGGCGGTCGAAAGCGGACCGTTCCTGTTCGGCAAGGCCAGCGCGGCCGACGCGTTCTTCGCGCCCGTGGTGATCCGCATGCGTACCTATCAGGTGCAATTGCCAGCGCAAGCTCAGGCCTACATCGAGACGATCTACCAGTGGCCGGTTTTCCAGCGCTGGCAGCAGGCCGCTCTGGAGGAAGTTGAACCGTGA
- the argJ gene encoding bifunctional glutamate N-acetyltransferase/amino-acid acetyltransferase ArgJ has product MAVGLGPLPTLHPVPGFELGISSAGIKRPGRKDVVVMRCAEGSSVAGVFTLNAFCAAPVILAKQRAQGTVRYLLTNTGNANAGTGEPGLVNAARTCAKLAELTGVDASAVLPFSTGVIGEPLPVEKIEGALQAALDDLSVDNWAAAATGIMTTDTLPKGASRQFQIDGVTITVTGISKGAGMIRPNMATMLGYIATDAKVAQSVLQDLIRDGANKSFNRITIDGDTSTNDCCMLIATGQADLPEVTEAKGPLFDALKKAVFDVCMEVAQAIVRDGEGATKFVTVEVNGGGNHQECLDVGYAVAHSPLIKTALFASDPNWGRILAAVGRAGVPDLDVSKIDVFLGSVCIASKGCRATTYTEEQGSAVMAEAEITIRIELGRGECSETIWTTDLSHEYVKINAEYRT; this is encoded by the coding sequence ATGGCTGTTGGTCTTGGTCCTTTGCCGACATTGCACCCGGTTCCCGGTTTTGAACTGGGTATTTCCTCGGCCGGCATCAAGCGTCCTGGGCGCAAGGATGTCGTGGTCATGCGCTGTGCTGAAGGCTCCAGCGTTGCAGGCGTTTTTACCCTCAATGCATTTTGTGCAGCCCCCGTCATTCTCGCCAAACAGCGCGCTCAGGGCACTGTCCGTTATCTGTTGACCAACACCGGCAACGCCAACGCTGGTACTGGCGAGCCAGGCCTGGTCAATGCGGCGCGCACCTGCGCCAAGCTTGCCGAGCTGACCGGCGTTGATGCCAGTGCAGTATTGCCGTTCTCCACCGGTGTCATCGGTGAGCCGTTGCCAGTGGAAAAAATCGAAGGCGCGCTGCAAGCCGCCCTCGATGACCTGTCTGTGGATAACTGGGCCGCTGCGGCGACCGGCATCATGACCACCGACACGCTGCCCAAGGGCGCGAGCCGTCAGTTCCAGATCGACGGCGTGACCATTACAGTGACCGGCATCAGCAAAGGCGCGGGCATGATTCGGCCGAACATGGCGACCATGCTGGGCTACATCGCCACTGACGCCAAGGTTGCGCAAAGCGTATTGCAGGACCTGATCCGCGACGGCGCCAACAAGTCGTTCAACCGCATCACCATCGATGGCGATACCTCGACCAACGACTGCTGCATGTTGATCGCCACCGGTCAGGCAGATTTGCCCGAAGTCACCGAAGCCAAGGGCCCGCTGTTCGATGCGCTGAAAAAAGCCGTCTTCGACGTGTGCATGGAAGTCGCCCAGGCCATCGTGCGTGACGGCGAAGGCGCGACCAAGTTCGTCACGGTCGAAGTCAACGGCGGCGGCAATCATCAGGAGTGTCTGGATGTCGGTTACGCAGTGGCGCATTCGCCGCTGATCAAGACCGCGCTGTTCGCTTCCGACCCGAACTGGGGCCGCATTCTGGCTGCAGTGGGCCGTGCCGGCGTGCCGGATCTGGATGTCAGCAAGATCGACGTGTTCCTCGGTTCGGTGTGCATCGCCAGCAAAGGCTGCCGCGCCACCACCTACACCGAAGAACAAGGTTCGGCGGTGATGGCTGAGGCGGAAATTACCATTCGCATCGAGCTGGGCCGCGGTGAGTGCAGCGAAACCATCTGGACCACCGACCTGTCCCACGAATACGTGAAAATCAACGCGGAATACCGCACCTGA